In Gammaproteobacteria bacterium, the sequence CCGGCGGCGACCGTGCGGCGCATGCGCTTGTGTCGCTGGATTTGCTGCGCCTGCGAAGCCAGCTAGCGGCAGGGGAGACGGTACCGTCGCATCACGCTACCGGGGCAGCACCGCACGAAAGTCACGCCAGCGCGCGCGCCGATTTCGGCATTGGCAGTCTCGATGACACGGCGTTTGCCGAGTTGCGCATCCGCCCCGCCTATCACGATCTGCTGGACCCGCCGACCGGCTTTACCGAAGGCGCTGAGATCAACATGTTCGCGCTCGCGCTGCGAGGTTATGAAAGCGGTTCCGTACAGCTCGAGAGCCTCGAATTCGTCGATATCTTGTCGCTCTCGCCGCGCAGCCGACTCTTCAAGCCATTGTCATGGGGCGTCAATGTCGCCCTGCGACGCGAATGGATTTCGCCTGTTGAGCGCCCGCTGACGTTCGCGCTAAGCGGCGCTGGCGGCTTGAGCTACGCGCTGGGCGATACCGCGCTGACCTACGCGCTTGCGCAAGCCGACGTCCTCGTCACGGATGAACTGTCGGGCAAGATTACGGTGGGCGCGGGTCCCGCCGCCGGAATTGTGTGGCGGGTTACGGACAACTGGAACGCCCAACTGGGCGCTAAGGCATTGTATTTCCCCGGCGATCTCGACCATACGCTGGTTGAGTATTCGCTGGAACAGGATCTCGCCTTGAACCATGACTGGGGGCTGCGCCTGAGTATCCGACAACAGGGCATTTCCGGGGCGGCGGTTACCGAGGCGCAATTGTCATTGAGCCGGTACTTCTGAAATGCGCGGTGTCTTGATCGCGCTTATTTGCGCGTGGATGCTTAGTGCCTGCACCGGACTTATCTTTCATCCGCAACGCGAACTCCAGACGACGCCCGCGGCATTGGGACTCGAATATCGCGATGTCCGCATCACCTCGGCAGGCGGTGTGCGCTTGCACGCCTGGTACCTGCCGGCGCAAGGTAAGATCCATGGCAGCATTCTGTTCCTGCACGGCAACGCGGAAAACATCAGCACGCACATCGCTAACGTGCGGTGGCTGCCGGCAGCCGGTTTCAACGTGCTGACCCTGGACTATCGGGGTTATGGACGCTCCGAGGGCATCCCGACCATGGAGGGCGTGCACCTGGATGCCGATGCCGCCTTGAAGCGGCTGCTTGACCTCGCGAATTCCGGTGAGGCGCCCATCGTCGTTTTCGGCCAGAGTCTCGGCGGCGCCGTCGCCATATCGATGTTGAGACGAAGTGCGTACGCATGCGCGGTGGAGGCGCTGATCGTTGAAGGCGCGCCGAGTGGATACTGCGCCATTGCGCGCGAGAAGCTGGCCGCCGCCTGGCTGACATGGCCGCTGCAAGTGCCGTTATCCTGGACCATCAACGACGATTTTCGTCCGGTCGACGACATCGCTCGACTGAACAATATGCGCAAACTTATC encodes:
- a CDS encoding alpha/beta fold hydrolase; translated protein: MIALICAWMLSACTGLIFHPQRELQTTPAALGLEYRDVRITSAGGVRLHAWYLPAQGKIHGSILFLHGNAENISTHIANVRWLPAAGFNVLTLDYRGYGRSEGIPTMEGVHLDADAALKRLLDLANSGEAPIVVFGQSLGGAVAISMLRRSAYACAVEALIVEGAPSGYCAIAREKLAAAWLTWPLQVPLSWTINDDFRPVDDIARLNNMRKLIIGGTGDKIVPIDHALALFAAAARPKILWEVQDLPHTATFMLPKYRKALVAWLAESTTEHSRHLERVDKRWYEDAAACAH
- a CDS encoding DUF4105 domain-containing protein, which encodes MPYYDKVQSYGDIENRDIWEYDLNFTHAQTRMIMMHAWELDEVDFDYYFFDENCSYQLLSLLEAARPSLHLTDRFFYHAIPSDTVRVTVVSPGILGDINFRPSLRTRINWRADGMSDDELALALAITQAGFKKRAAELATYDPQAQARILDTAYDLRQYRYNRAGGDRAAHALVSLDLLRLRSQLAAGETVPSHHATGAAPHESHASARADFGIGSLDDTAFAELRIRPAYHDLLDPPTGFTEGAEINMFALALRGYESGSVQLESLEFVDILSLSPRSRLFKPLSWGVNVALRREWISPVERPLTFALSGAGGLSYALGDTALTYALAQADVLVTDELSGKITVGAGPAAGIVWRVTDNWNAQLGAKALYFPGDLDHTLVEYSLEQDLALNHDWGLRLSIRQQGISGAAVTEAQLSLSRYF